From Cataglyphis hispanica isolate Lineage 1 chromosome 19, ULB_Chis1_1.0, whole genome shotgun sequence, one genomic window encodes:
- the LOC126856545 gene encoding uncharacterized protein LOC126856545 produces MANDNEIIVNSQKKSVDLAKKELRAILGKMNELRLSIKTWRLLQIRSRLKPMKPMKFRARHLWILLIIWITVQVIRNRIQTYRYNKCLITVPWFTQKVFRPPEDCSICQDIQQVDKLSAIDPTIFEQRYAYSGKPVVISDAMANWTAPKVFSFSFFKTLYYEKEANCQFFSYKTEFRSLQDVFDMNASRATMEKGTKPWYVGWSNCDEKIGTILRQHYQRPYFLPATAESEKTDWIFMGSHGYGAPMHVDDVEHPSWQAQIKGEKLWILEPPRECHYTCKRLEVIVHSGEIIVLDTNRWYHQTKIVSKDMSITIGAEYD; encoded by the exons ATGGCAAATGATAACGAGATCATCGTGAACTCCCAGAAAAAATCAGTAGACCTCGCGAAGAAGGAATTGCGCGCGATATTGGGAAAGATGAACGAGTTGAGGCTTTCGATTAAAACATGGAGATTGCTCCAAATTCGTTCGCGATTAAAACCAATGAAACCAATGAAATTTCGCGCGAGACACCTGTGGATTTTGCTGATCATATGGATAACGGTGCAAGTCATTCGAAATCGCATTCAGACATACCGATATAATAAG TGCTTGATAACAGTGCCCTGGTTTACGCAAAAAGTTTTCCGACCGCCAGAAGATTGTTCGATCTGCCAGGACATTCAACAGGTTGACAAGCTCTCGGCCATTGATCCAACGATCTTCGAGCAACG CTACGCGTATTCGGGTAAACCAGTGGTGATAAGCGACGCCATGGCCAACTGGACGGCGCCCAAagtcttttctttctcattttttaaaacgctATATTACGAAAAGGAAGCAAATTGCCAATTTTTCTCGTACAAGACGGAATTTCGGAGTCTGCAGGATGTTTTCGATATGAACGCTAGTCGAGCCACAATGGAAAAGGGCACGAAGCCCTGGTATGTCGGATG GAGCAACTGCGATGAGAAAATTGGCACAATATTGCGTCAGCATTATCAAAGACCGTATTTTCTCCCAGCTACCGCCGAAAGCGAGAAAACGGACTGGATTTTTATGGGGAGCCATGGCTACGGTGCACCGATGCAT gtgGATGATGTAGAACATCCCTCCTGGCAAGCACAGATAAAGGGTGAAAAATTGTGGATTTTGGAACCGCCGAGAGAATGTCACTATACTTGCAAGAGACTCGAAGTGATAGTGCATTCAGGAGAAATAA TTGTTTTGGATACGAATCGATGGTACCACCAGACGAAAATCGTTTCCAAAGATATGAGCATCACCATCGGTGCtgaatatgattaa
- the LOC126856536 gene encoding catenin delta-2 isoform X2, translating into MSNNQLVDSCLRVLQEKAPDMPQYTGQGDTDYHGSNGQADTHSLHSSHLSVQEDPLLIRTHKQQTSQQVTTVTKVVREVSHMEPDPGAVSYMSVPLMSQDYQHADPRYPADPYMVSFDHYDPYLGYPPQPGYPGPHGIYMPRSHSPHSPHSPSEHSRASPPHEYMRKGAPYVEGSYNDIDPGLNPALQDHYRITPSPGGPGDQYDESKVAYGYVSPSPYGPVGYGPAVGVGPVPSDVPGYEEGHPGVPLTSGVPPGIFEDEVHLQRLQSRHPVMPGMASPLDDDQKSMRWRDPNLSEVIGFLSNPNSIIKANAAAYLQHLCYMDDPNKQKTRSLGGIPPLVQLLDHDTLDVYRNACGALRNLSYGRQNDENKRAIKNAGGVPALINLLRRTSDADIKELVTGVLWNLSSCEDLKRSIIDDGVTMVVNNIIIPHSGWDPSSSSGETCWSTVFRNASGVLRNVSSAGEYARKNLRECDGLVDALLYVVRSAIEKSNIGNKIVENCVCILRNLSYRCQEVEDPNYDKHPIQSTVQNRVAAPAKGENLGCFGGSKKKKDGQPVQKETTTSRTTNPRTEPVRGMELLWQPEVVQSYLSLLQTCSNPETLEAAAGALQNLAACYWQPSIEIRAAVRKEKGLPILVELLRMEVDRVVCAVATALRNLAIDQRNKELIGKYAMRDLIQKLPSGNNQHDQGTSDDTIAAVLATLNEVIKKNAEFSRSLLDAGGVDRLMNITRQRQKYTPRVLKFAGQVLFTMWQHQELRDVYKKHGWKEQDFVTKTVAARNSGPNSPNNANSTLNRPMASQGSTRYEDRTIQRANMNSNNVGRPTIYQSQPKPGEPLYAQVNLEKKKKRQYELGVGQGGQVGQVAGGSGGIAISGGGGGQWVPDGVGMVPDGTGAPSVTATVANQVPPPSSTAAAAGDSWV; encoded by the exons ATGTCAAATAATCAGCTGGTTGACTCCTGTCT ACGCGTCCTACAGGAGAAAGCCCCCGACATGCCACAATACAC CGGACAGGGCGACACGGATTATCATGGGAGTAACGGACAGGCGGACACCCACTCGTTGCATTCGTCTCATCTGTCCGTCCAAGAAGATCCGCTGCTCATTCGGACTCATAAGCAACAAACCTCTCAGCAA GTGACGACTGTGACGAAAGTCGTGCGCGAAGTTTCCCACATGGAGCCGGATCCGGGCGCGGTCAGTTACATGTCGGTGCCGTTAATGTCGCAAGACTATCAGCACGCGGACCCGCGCTACCCCGCGGACCCGTACATGGTCAGTTTCGATCATTACGACCCGTACCTGGGCTATCCGCCGCAGCCGGGTTATCCGGGGCCCCATGGCATCTATATGCCGCGCTCGCATTCCCCGCACAGCCCTCATAGCCCGTCGGAGCACAGCCGTGCTTCCCCGCCACACG AATATATGCGCAAGGGTGCGCCTTATGTGGAGGGTAGCTATAATGATATCGACCCCGGCTTAAACCCCGCTTTACAAGACCATTATCGCATTACTCCGAGTCCAGGAGGTCCTGGGGATCAGTATG acgAGAGCAAAGTGGCCTACGGATACGTGTCGCCATCGCCATACGGGCCCGTGGGGTACGGGCCCGCCGTGGGAGTCGGGCCGGTACCCAGCGACGTGCCCGGTTACGAGGAGGGCCACCCGGGGGTGCCCCTCACGTCAGGCGTGCCACCCGGCATCTTCGAGGACGAGGTGCATCTGCAACGGCTGCAATCGCGTCATCCGGTGATGCCCGGCATGGCGAGTCCTCTCGACGACGATCAAAAGTCCATGCGCTGGCGGGACCCGAACCTATCCGAGGTGATCGGCTTCCTCAGTAATCCCAATAGTATAATCAAGGCGAACGCGGCCGCCTATCTCCAACACCTGTGCTACATGGACGACCCGAACAAGCAAAAGACGCGCAGCCTGGGCGGGATACCGCCTTTGGTACAGCTGCTGGATCACGACACCCTGGACGTTTACAGAAACGCGTGCGGCGCCCTTAGAAACCTATCGTACGGTCGCCAGAATGACGAGAACAAACGCGCCATCAAGAACGCCGGCGGCGTACCTGCTCTTATCAATCTCTTGCGAAGAACGTCCGACGCGGATATCAAGGAACTGGTCACGGGGGTACTGTGGAATCTCTCCTCGTGCGAA GATCTGAAGAGGTCGATCATCGACGACGGTGTTACAATGGTGGTGAACAACATAATAATACCTCATAGCGGCTGGGACCCGAGCTCGTCGAGCGGCGAGACCTGCTGGTCTACGGTCTTCAGGAACGCGTCGGGCGTCCTGAGGAACGTCTCCAGCGCCGGCGAATACGCGCGTAAGAATCTACGCGAATGCGACGGTCTGGTGGACGCATTGCTCTACGTGGTACGTTCGGCGATCGAGAAATCTAACATCGGTAACAAGATCGTCGAGAACTGCGTGTGCATCTTGAGGAACCTGAGCTACCGCTGCCAGGAGGTGGAGGACCCTAATTACGACAAACACCCGATACAATCGACGGTACAGAACAGGGTCGCCGCACCCGCGAAAG GTGAGAATCTGGGCTGTTTCGGCGGtagcaagaaaaagaaagacggTCAACCGGTTCAAAAGGAAACCACCACGTCACGTACGACAAATCCGCGAACCGAACCAGTCAGAGGAATGGAATTGCTCTGGCAACCGGAAGTGGTTCAGTCCTATCTTAGTCTTTTACAAACATGCTCGAATCCGGAAACACTGGAGGCTGCAGCCGGGGCCTTGCAAAACCTCGCCGCCTGTTACTGGCAGCCGAGTATCGAAATTCGCGCGGCTGTACGCAAAGAGAAAGGTCTCCCTATATTAGTGGAACTCTTAAGAATGGAG GTGGACCGAGTAGTATGTGCAGTCGCGACTGCACTAAGAAATTTGGCGATAGACCAACGCAATAAGGAACTAATAGGCAAGTACGCGATGAGGGATCTCATTCAGAAATTACCGTCTGGAAATAATCAACACGATCAGGGCACGAGTGACGACACGATCGCCGCGGTGCTGGCCACATTAAACGAGGTCATCAAGAAGAACGCCGAGTTCTCGCGGTCATTGCTTGATGCCGGCGGTGTCGACAGACTAATGAACATCACCAGGCAACGTCAGAAATATACACCGCGTGTTCTTAAATTTGCAG GACAAGTACTCTTCACTATGTGGCAACATCAAGAGCTGCGAGATGTGTATAAGAAGCATGGTTGGAAAGAGCAAGATTTTGTCACGAAAACCGTCGCCGCCAGAAATTCAGGGCCTAATTCACCCAACAACGCTAACAG CACACTGAATCGACCAATGGCGAGCCAGGGAAGCACAAGATATGAGGATCGAACAATCCAGCGAGCAAATATGAATTCGAATAATGTCGGTCGACCTACTATATATCAATCA CAGCCGAAACCCGGTGAGCCGCTCTACGCGCAAGTTAACttggagaagaaaaagaagcggCAGTACGAGCTGGGGGTGGGCCAGGGTGGCCAGGTGGGTCAAGTGGCCGGCGGTAGTGGTGGCATCGCGATAtccggtggcggtggcggtcaATGGGTACCGGACGGGGTTGGAATGGTACCGGATGGCACCGGCGCCCCGTCGGTGACGGCGACGGTGGCTAATCAAGTGCCACCGCCGAGTTCGACCGCCGCCGCTGCCGGTGATTCCTGGGTATAA
- the LOC126856536 gene encoding catenin delta-2 isoform X3, with amino-acid sequence MPQYTGQGDTDYHGSNGQADTHSLHSSHLSVQEDPLLIRTHKQQTSQQVTTVTKVVREVSHMEPDPGAVSYMSVPLMSQDYQHADPRYPADPYMVSFDHYDPYLGYPPQPGYPGPHGIYMPRSHSPHSPHSPSEHSRASPPHEYMRKGAPYVEGSYNDIDPGLNPALQDHYRITPSPGGPGDQYDESKVAYGYVSPSPYGPVGYGPAVGVGPVPSDVPGYEEGHPGVPLTSGVPPGIFEDEVHLQRLQSRHPVMPGMASPLDDDQKSMRWRDPNLSEVIGFLSNPNSIIKANAAAYLQHLCYMDDPNKQKTRSLGGIPPLVQLLDHDTLDVYRNACGALRNLSYGRQNDENKRAIKNAGGVPALINLLRRTSDADIKELVTGVLWNLSSCEDLKRSIIDDGVTMVVNNIIIPHSGWDPSSSSGETCWSTVFRNASGVLRNVSSAGEYARKNLRECDGLVDALLYVVRSAIEKSNIGNKIVENCVCILRNLSYRCQEVEDPNYDKHPIQSTVQNRVAAPAKGENLGCFGGSKKKKDGQPVQKETTTSRTTNPRTEPVRGMELLWQPEVVQSYLSLLQTCSNPETLEAAAGALQNLAACYWQPSIEIRAAVRKEKGLPILVELLRMEVDRVVCAVATALRNLAIDQRNKELIGKYAMRDLIQKLPSGNNQHDQGTSDDTIAAVLATLNEVIKKNAEFSRSLLDAGGVDRLMNITRQRQKYTPRVLKFAGQVLFTMWQHQELRDVYKKHGWKEQDFVTKTVAARNSGPNSPNNANSYDCSTLNRPMASQGSTRYEDRTIQRANMNSNNVGRPTIYQSQPKPGEPLYAQVNLEKKKKRQYELGVGQGGQVGQVAGGSGGIAISGGGGGQWVPDGVGMVPDGTGAPSVTATVANQVPPPSSTAAAAGDSWV; translated from the exons ATGCCACAATACAC CGGACAGGGCGACACGGATTATCATGGGAGTAACGGACAGGCGGACACCCACTCGTTGCATTCGTCTCATCTGTCCGTCCAAGAAGATCCGCTGCTCATTCGGACTCATAAGCAACAAACCTCTCAGCAA GTGACGACTGTGACGAAAGTCGTGCGCGAAGTTTCCCACATGGAGCCGGATCCGGGCGCGGTCAGTTACATGTCGGTGCCGTTAATGTCGCAAGACTATCAGCACGCGGACCCGCGCTACCCCGCGGACCCGTACATGGTCAGTTTCGATCATTACGACCCGTACCTGGGCTATCCGCCGCAGCCGGGTTATCCGGGGCCCCATGGCATCTATATGCCGCGCTCGCATTCCCCGCACAGCCCTCATAGCCCGTCGGAGCACAGCCGTGCTTCCCCGCCACACG AATATATGCGCAAGGGTGCGCCTTATGTGGAGGGTAGCTATAATGATATCGACCCCGGCTTAAACCCCGCTTTACAAGACCATTATCGCATTACTCCGAGTCCAGGAGGTCCTGGGGATCAGTATG acgAGAGCAAAGTGGCCTACGGATACGTGTCGCCATCGCCATACGGGCCCGTGGGGTACGGGCCCGCCGTGGGAGTCGGGCCGGTACCCAGCGACGTGCCCGGTTACGAGGAGGGCCACCCGGGGGTGCCCCTCACGTCAGGCGTGCCACCCGGCATCTTCGAGGACGAGGTGCATCTGCAACGGCTGCAATCGCGTCATCCGGTGATGCCCGGCATGGCGAGTCCTCTCGACGACGATCAAAAGTCCATGCGCTGGCGGGACCCGAACCTATCCGAGGTGATCGGCTTCCTCAGTAATCCCAATAGTATAATCAAGGCGAACGCGGCCGCCTATCTCCAACACCTGTGCTACATGGACGACCCGAACAAGCAAAAGACGCGCAGCCTGGGCGGGATACCGCCTTTGGTACAGCTGCTGGATCACGACACCCTGGACGTTTACAGAAACGCGTGCGGCGCCCTTAGAAACCTATCGTACGGTCGCCAGAATGACGAGAACAAACGCGCCATCAAGAACGCCGGCGGCGTACCTGCTCTTATCAATCTCTTGCGAAGAACGTCCGACGCGGATATCAAGGAACTGGTCACGGGGGTACTGTGGAATCTCTCCTCGTGCGAA GATCTGAAGAGGTCGATCATCGACGACGGTGTTACAATGGTGGTGAACAACATAATAATACCTCATAGCGGCTGGGACCCGAGCTCGTCGAGCGGCGAGACCTGCTGGTCTACGGTCTTCAGGAACGCGTCGGGCGTCCTGAGGAACGTCTCCAGCGCCGGCGAATACGCGCGTAAGAATCTACGCGAATGCGACGGTCTGGTGGACGCATTGCTCTACGTGGTACGTTCGGCGATCGAGAAATCTAACATCGGTAACAAGATCGTCGAGAACTGCGTGTGCATCTTGAGGAACCTGAGCTACCGCTGCCAGGAGGTGGAGGACCCTAATTACGACAAACACCCGATACAATCGACGGTACAGAACAGGGTCGCCGCACCCGCGAAAG GTGAGAATCTGGGCTGTTTCGGCGGtagcaagaaaaagaaagacggTCAACCGGTTCAAAAGGAAACCACCACGTCACGTACGACAAATCCGCGAACCGAACCAGTCAGAGGAATGGAATTGCTCTGGCAACCGGAAGTGGTTCAGTCCTATCTTAGTCTTTTACAAACATGCTCGAATCCGGAAACACTGGAGGCTGCAGCCGGGGCCTTGCAAAACCTCGCCGCCTGTTACTGGCAGCCGAGTATCGAAATTCGCGCGGCTGTACGCAAAGAGAAAGGTCTCCCTATATTAGTGGAACTCTTAAGAATGGAG GTGGACCGAGTAGTATGTGCAGTCGCGACTGCACTAAGAAATTTGGCGATAGACCAACGCAATAAGGAACTAATAGGCAAGTACGCGATGAGGGATCTCATTCAGAAATTACCGTCTGGAAATAATCAACACGATCAGGGCACGAGTGACGACACGATCGCCGCGGTGCTGGCCACATTAAACGAGGTCATCAAGAAGAACGCCGAGTTCTCGCGGTCATTGCTTGATGCCGGCGGTGTCGACAGACTAATGAACATCACCAGGCAACGTCAGAAATATACACCGCGTGTTCTTAAATTTGCAG GACAAGTACTCTTCACTATGTGGCAACATCAAGAGCTGCGAGATGTGTATAAGAAGCATGGTTGGAAAGAGCAAGATTTTGTCACGAAAACCGTCGCCGCCAGAAATTCAGGGCCTAATTCACCCAACAACGCTAACAG CTATGATTGCAGCACACTGAATCGACCAATGGCGAGCCAGGGAAGCACAAGATATGAGGATCGAACAATCCAGCGAGCAAATATGAATTCGAATAATGTCGGTCGACCTACTATATATCAATCA CAGCCGAAACCCGGTGAGCCGCTCTACGCGCAAGTTAACttggagaagaaaaagaagcggCAGTACGAGCTGGGGGTGGGCCAGGGTGGCCAGGTGGGTCAAGTGGCCGGCGGTAGTGGTGGCATCGCGATAtccggtggcggtggcggtcaATGGGTACCGGACGGGGTTGGAATGGTACCGGATGGCACCGGCGCCCCGTCGGTGACGGCGACGGTGGCTAATCAAGTGCCACCGCCGAGTTCGACCGCCGCCGCTGCCGGTGATTCCTGGGTATAA
- the LOC126856536 gene encoding catenin delta-2 isoform X1 has translation MSNNQLVDSCLRVLQEKAPDMPQYTGQGDTDYHGSNGQADTHSLHSSHLSVQEDPLLIRTHKQQTSQQVTTVTKVVREVSHMEPDPGAVSYMSVPLMSQDYQHADPRYPADPYMVSFDHYDPYLGYPPQPGYPGPHGIYMPRSHSPHSPHSPSEHSRASPPHEYMRKGAPYVEGSYNDIDPGLNPALQDHYRITPSPGGPGDQYDESKVAYGYVSPSPYGPVGYGPAVGVGPVPSDVPGYEEGHPGVPLTSGVPPGIFEDEVHLQRLQSRHPVMPGMASPLDDDQKSMRWRDPNLSEVIGFLSNPNSIIKANAAAYLQHLCYMDDPNKQKTRSLGGIPPLVQLLDHDTLDVYRNACGALRNLSYGRQNDENKRAIKNAGGVPALINLLRRTSDADIKELVTGVLWNLSSCEDLKRSIIDDGVTMVVNNIIIPHSGWDPSSSSGETCWSTVFRNASGVLRNVSSAGEYARKNLRECDGLVDALLYVVRSAIEKSNIGNKIVENCVCILRNLSYRCQEVEDPNYDKHPIQSTVQNRVAAPAKGENLGCFGGSKKKKDGQPVQKETTTSRTTNPRTEPVRGMELLWQPEVVQSYLSLLQTCSNPETLEAAAGALQNLAACYWQPSIEIRAAVRKEKGLPILVELLRMEVDRVVCAVATALRNLAIDQRNKELIGKYAMRDLIQKLPSGNNQHDQGTSDDTIAAVLATLNEVIKKNAEFSRSLLDAGGVDRLMNITRQRQKYTPRVLKFAGQVLFTMWQHQELRDVYKKHGWKEQDFVTKTVAARNSGPNSPNNANSYDCSTLNRPMASQGSTRYEDRTIQRANMNSNNVGRPTIYQSQPKPGEPLYAQVNLEKKKKRQYELGVGQGGQVGQVAGGSGGIAISGGGGGQWVPDGVGMVPDGTGAPSVTATVANQVPPPSSTAAAAGDSWV, from the exons ATGTCAAATAATCAGCTGGTTGACTCCTGTCT ACGCGTCCTACAGGAGAAAGCCCCCGACATGCCACAATACAC CGGACAGGGCGACACGGATTATCATGGGAGTAACGGACAGGCGGACACCCACTCGTTGCATTCGTCTCATCTGTCCGTCCAAGAAGATCCGCTGCTCATTCGGACTCATAAGCAACAAACCTCTCAGCAA GTGACGACTGTGACGAAAGTCGTGCGCGAAGTTTCCCACATGGAGCCGGATCCGGGCGCGGTCAGTTACATGTCGGTGCCGTTAATGTCGCAAGACTATCAGCACGCGGACCCGCGCTACCCCGCGGACCCGTACATGGTCAGTTTCGATCATTACGACCCGTACCTGGGCTATCCGCCGCAGCCGGGTTATCCGGGGCCCCATGGCATCTATATGCCGCGCTCGCATTCCCCGCACAGCCCTCATAGCCCGTCGGAGCACAGCCGTGCTTCCCCGCCACACG AATATATGCGCAAGGGTGCGCCTTATGTGGAGGGTAGCTATAATGATATCGACCCCGGCTTAAACCCCGCTTTACAAGACCATTATCGCATTACTCCGAGTCCAGGAGGTCCTGGGGATCAGTATG acgAGAGCAAAGTGGCCTACGGATACGTGTCGCCATCGCCATACGGGCCCGTGGGGTACGGGCCCGCCGTGGGAGTCGGGCCGGTACCCAGCGACGTGCCCGGTTACGAGGAGGGCCACCCGGGGGTGCCCCTCACGTCAGGCGTGCCACCCGGCATCTTCGAGGACGAGGTGCATCTGCAACGGCTGCAATCGCGTCATCCGGTGATGCCCGGCATGGCGAGTCCTCTCGACGACGATCAAAAGTCCATGCGCTGGCGGGACCCGAACCTATCCGAGGTGATCGGCTTCCTCAGTAATCCCAATAGTATAATCAAGGCGAACGCGGCCGCCTATCTCCAACACCTGTGCTACATGGACGACCCGAACAAGCAAAAGACGCGCAGCCTGGGCGGGATACCGCCTTTGGTACAGCTGCTGGATCACGACACCCTGGACGTTTACAGAAACGCGTGCGGCGCCCTTAGAAACCTATCGTACGGTCGCCAGAATGACGAGAACAAACGCGCCATCAAGAACGCCGGCGGCGTACCTGCTCTTATCAATCTCTTGCGAAGAACGTCCGACGCGGATATCAAGGAACTGGTCACGGGGGTACTGTGGAATCTCTCCTCGTGCGAA GATCTGAAGAGGTCGATCATCGACGACGGTGTTACAATGGTGGTGAACAACATAATAATACCTCATAGCGGCTGGGACCCGAGCTCGTCGAGCGGCGAGACCTGCTGGTCTACGGTCTTCAGGAACGCGTCGGGCGTCCTGAGGAACGTCTCCAGCGCCGGCGAATACGCGCGTAAGAATCTACGCGAATGCGACGGTCTGGTGGACGCATTGCTCTACGTGGTACGTTCGGCGATCGAGAAATCTAACATCGGTAACAAGATCGTCGAGAACTGCGTGTGCATCTTGAGGAACCTGAGCTACCGCTGCCAGGAGGTGGAGGACCCTAATTACGACAAACACCCGATACAATCGACGGTACAGAACAGGGTCGCCGCACCCGCGAAAG GTGAGAATCTGGGCTGTTTCGGCGGtagcaagaaaaagaaagacggTCAACCGGTTCAAAAGGAAACCACCACGTCACGTACGACAAATCCGCGAACCGAACCAGTCAGAGGAATGGAATTGCTCTGGCAACCGGAAGTGGTTCAGTCCTATCTTAGTCTTTTACAAACATGCTCGAATCCGGAAACACTGGAGGCTGCAGCCGGGGCCTTGCAAAACCTCGCCGCCTGTTACTGGCAGCCGAGTATCGAAATTCGCGCGGCTGTACGCAAAGAGAAAGGTCTCCCTATATTAGTGGAACTCTTAAGAATGGAG GTGGACCGAGTAGTATGTGCAGTCGCGACTGCACTAAGAAATTTGGCGATAGACCAACGCAATAAGGAACTAATAGGCAAGTACGCGATGAGGGATCTCATTCAGAAATTACCGTCTGGAAATAATCAACACGATCAGGGCACGAGTGACGACACGATCGCCGCGGTGCTGGCCACATTAAACGAGGTCATCAAGAAGAACGCCGAGTTCTCGCGGTCATTGCTTGATGCCGGCGGTGTCGACAGACTAATGAACATCACCAGGCAACGTCAGAAATATACACCGCGTGTTCTTAAATTTGCAG GACAAGTACTCTTCACTATGTGGCAACATCAAGAGCTGCGAGATGTGTATAAGAAGCATGGTTGGAAAGAGCAAGATTTTGTCACGAAAACCGTCGCCGCCAGAAATTCAGGGCCTAATTCACCCAACAACGCTAACAG CTATGATTGCAGCACACTGAATCGACCAATGGCGAGCCAGGGAAGCACAAGATATGAGGATCGAACAATCCAGCGAGCAAATATGAATTCGAATAATGTCGGTCGACCTACTATATATCAATCA CAGCCGAAACCCGGTGAGCCGCTCTACGCGCAAGTTAACttggagaagaaaaagaagcggCAGTACGAGCTGGGGGTGGGCCAGGGTGGCCAGGTGGGTCAAGTGGCCGGCGGTAGTGGTGGCATCGCGATAtccggtggcggtggcggtcaATGGGTACCGGACGGGGTTGGAATGGTACCGGATGGCACCGGCGCCCCGTCGGTGACGGCGACGGTGGCTAATCAAGTGCCACCGCCGAGTTCGACCGCCGCCGCTGCCGGTGATTCCTGGGTATAA